From a single Canis lupus baileyi chromosome 14, mCanLup2.hap1, whole genome shotgun sequence genomic region:
- the ZNF7 gene encoding zinc finger protein 7 isoform X7 — MRWSQNGAGTQGSLGCWCMSFQEAVTFGDVAVHFSREEWQCLDPGQRALYKEVMLENHSSVAGLAGFLVFKPELISRLEQGQEPWVLDLKGVEGREGARTFLTDSAGGIASEQAGEDVDVLKSEPCAAMVRSPPPAFPQSSSFSDPSDGAVWSESKPGSLQRNRLSTGTVAPRKTFTREGAQGCGELESSGGLGCQPGESPGGAEGTSRRCDVCGRSFRSASDIALRREIDTRKKPNTCPECKTKVPDCLQGKPRGNCHGEKPYECEECGKVFRLCSQLNQHQRIHTGEKPFKCIECGKAFRLSSKLIQHQRIHTGEKPYRCEECGKAFGQSSSLIHHQRVHTGERPYGCRECGKAFSQQSQLVRHQRTHTGERPYQCQECGKAFSQSSTLAQHQRMHAGDKPQLPRNPDSPSLVAHQRIHATEKPFKCDECGKAFRWVSRLSQHQLTHTGEKPYKCNKCAKAFGCSSRLIRHQRTHTGEKPFKCEECGKGFVQGSHLIQHQRIHTGEKPYECSDCGKAFSQSSSLIYHQRIHKGEKPYECLECGKAFSMSTQLTIHQRVHTGERPYKCTECGKAFSQNSTLFQHQIIHAGVKPYGCSECGKAFSRSSYLIEHQRIHTRAQWYHEYGNTLEASTHVSRKKVSTVKKLHKCNECEKIFRWRSHLIIHQRIHTGEKPYKCNECGKAFNRSSRLTQHQKIHMG; from the exons ATGAGGTGGAGCCAGAATGGGGCTggcacccagggttccctggggTGCTGGTGTATGTCTTTTCAGGAGGCTGTGACGTTTGGTGACGTGGCCGTACACTTCTCAAGGGAGGAGTGGCAGTGCCTGGACCCTGGCCAGAGGGCACTGTACAAGGAGGTGATGCTGGAGAACCACAGCAGCGTGGCTGGACTAG CAGGATTCCTGGTCTTCAAGCCTGAGCTGATCTCCCggctggagcaggggcaggagccatGGGTCCTCGACCTGAAGGGAGTCGAAGGGAGAGAGGGGGCAAGGACCTTCcttacag attCTGCAGGTGGGATTGCGAGCGAGCAGGCCGGTGAGGACGTGGATGTTCTAAAATCAGAACCCTGTGCGGCAATGGTCAGAAGCCCCCCACCGGCTTTTCCTCAGAGTTCTAGCTTTAGCGATCCCTCTGATGGTGCAGTCTGGTCAGAGAGTAAGCCAGGCTCTCTCCAGAGAAACCGCCTGAGCACAGGGACTGTGGCTCCCAGGAAGACCTTCACAAGGGAGGGTGCCCAGGGATGTGGTGAGCTGGAGAGCAGTGGTGGCCTGGGTTGTCAGCCTGGCGAAAGTCCAGGAGGTGCAGAAGGGACGTCCCGAAGGTGTGACGTGTGTGGCCGAAGCTTCCGGTCTGCTTCAGACATTGCACTGCGTCGAGAAATTGATACACGAAAGAAACCAAACACATGTCCGGAGTGTAAAACAAAAGTACCCGATTGTTTGCAGGGGAAGCCTCGAGGTAACTGCCACGGAGAGAAGCCGTATGAATGTGAGGAGTGTGGGAAGGTCTTCAGGTTGTGCTCACAGCTTAATCAGCATCAGAGGATCCACACTGGTGAGAAGCCATTCAAATGCATCGAGTGTGGAAAAGCCTTCCGTCTGAGTTCAAAACTTATTCAGCATCaaagaattcacactggagagaagccctacCGGTGTGAGGAGTGTGGAAAGGCCTTTGGTCAGAGCTCCAGCCTCATCCACCACCAGAGGGTCCACACGGGGGAGAGGCCCTATGGCTGCCGGGAGTGTGGAAAGGCCTTCAGCCAGCAGTCTCAGCTGGTCAGACACCAGCGGACCCACACTGGAGAGAGGCCCTACCAGTGCCAGGAGTGCGGGAAGGCCTTCAGCCAGAGCTCAACCCTGGCCCAGCACCAGCGGATGCACGCTGGGGACAAACCTCAACTTCCAAGGAACCCAGATAGCCCCAGCCTTGTTGCACATCAGAGAATACACGCTACAGAGAAGCCATTTAAGTGTGACgagtgtgggaaggccttcagGTGGGTGTCTCGCCTGAGTCAGCACCAGCTGACCCACACCGGAGAGAAACCTTATAAATGCAACAAGTGTGCAAAAGCCTTTGGTTGTAGCTCACGGCTTATTCGCCACCAGAGAACTCACACTGGAGAAAAGCCATTTAAATGTGAGGAGTGCGGGAAAGGCTTTGTCCAGGGCTCCCACCTAATTCAGcaccagagaattcatactggggAGAAACCCTATGAGTGTAGTGACTGTGGAAAGGCCTTCAGCCAGAGCTCCAGTCTCATTTACCATCAGAGAATCCATAAGGGAGAGAAGCCGTACGAGTGCCTGGAATGCGGAAAAGCTTTCAGTATGAGCACACAGCTCACGATCCATCAAAGGGTCCACACTGGGGAGAGACCCTACAAGTGTACCGAGTGCGGGAAAGCATTCAGTCAAAACTCAACCCTTTTCCAGCACCAGATCATCCACGCAGGAGTGAAGCCCTATGGGTGCAGTgagtgtgggaaggccttcagTCGGAGCTCCTATCTCATCGAGCACCAGAGGATTCACACTCGTGCTCAGTGGTATCATGAATACGGGAATACCTTGGAAGCTTCTACCCATGTGAGCCGTAAAAAAGTCAGCACTGTAAAGAAACTGCATAAATGTAacgaatgtgagaaaatattcaGGTGGCGCTCGCATCTAATCatacatcagagaattcacaccggagagaaaccttacaaatgtaatgaatgtggcaAAGCTTTTAATCGGAGCTCCAGGCTTACTCAGCATCAAAAAATTCACATGGGATAG